The Desulfovibrionales bacterium genome includes a window with the following:
- the mgtE gene encoding magnesium transporter, translated as MEELYKDLREEVEPLLAERRFEAIKQILSASNAQDIAELITHQPPKEQVLLFRLLAKELAVDVFEHLSSPDQQHLLQNFQDSKVKDILEEMSPDDLARLLDEVPAVVAKRLVQLLPPQERKDTSTLLGYPENTAGRIMTPEYVALKREMTVAEALDKIRRVGLEKETVYYCYVVDEKRRLVGIVSLKLLVIKPPTAIIGDIMDSDAISVRTEDDQEKVARDLQKYDLLAVPVVDKEDRLVGIITVDDVMDVMEEEVTEDIYRMGGVEVPDTGYFKARVLSVVGRRVGWLLILLITNTLTGNIIMGQSDTLKSVVALAAFIPLLIGSGGNIGAQSSTVMVRGLALREVSARNYWGLLSREVGIGCLLGVMLGTIVTIWAHWLQGNWLVSLTVGLSLVVISTLASLAGGMLPFVFSRLKLDPAIMSAPFITTMVDVLGVFTYFQVARFILFK; from the coding sequence ATGGAAGAGCTCTATAAAGATCTACGGGAAGAAGTAGAGCCATTATTGGCTGAACGGCGGTTTGAGGCCATTAAACAGATACTTTCAGCCAGTAATGCCCAGGATATTGCCGAGCTTATCACCCACCAGCCACCGAAAGAACAGGTGCTTCTCTTCAGGTTGTTGGCCAAGGAGCTGGCAGTTGATGTCTTTGAACATCTCAGCTCTCCGGACCAGCAACACCTTTTGCAAAATTTTCAAGACAGTAAGGTCAAGGATATTCTTGAAGAGATGTCGCCGGACGACCTGGCCAGGCTTTTAGACGAAGTGCCGGCCGTAGTGGCCAAACGGTTGGTGCAGTTACTGCCGCCGCAGGAGCGTAAAGATACCAGTACATTACTCGGATATCCGGAGAACACCGCCGGGCGTATTATGACGCCTGAATACGTCGCCCTAAAGAGGGAGATGACCGTGGCTGAGGCACTGGACAAAATCAGACGCGTGGGTCTGGAAAAGGAAACCGTCTATTACTGTTATGTGGTTGACGAGAAAAGACGGCTGGTGGGTATTGTTTCTCTCAAACTCCTGGTTATCAAGCCGCCTACAGCCATCATCGGCGATATTATGGACTCCGACGCCATATCGGTAAGGACGGAGGACGACCAGGAAAAAGTGGCGCGTGACCTGCAAAAGTACGACCTCCTGGCTGTGCCGGTAGTGGATAAAGAAGATAGGCTGGTGGGGATAATAACGGTCGATGACGTCATGGACGTTATGGAAGAAGAGGTTACCGAAGATATCTACCGTATGGGTGGTGTGGAAGTCCCGGATACGGGATATTTTAAGGCCCGGGTTCTTTCTGTTGTAGGCCGGCGGGTAGGCTGGCTTCTGATACTACTCATAACCAACACACTTACCGGCAATATTATCATGGGTCAATCGGATACTCTAAAGTCTGTCGTTGCGCTGGCGGCTTTTATACCGCTTTTAATAGGGAGCGGAGGCAATATAGGAGCGCAGTCTTCCACGGTCATGGTCAGGGGTCTGGCGCTAAGGGAGGTATCGGCAAGGAATTATTGGGGCCTGCTGTCGCGGGAAGTGGGCATCGGCTGTTTACTGGGTGTTATGTTAGGAACAATAGTCACAATCTGGGCCCACTGGTTGCAAGGTAATTGGCTTGTCTCTCTCACCGTTGGGTTAAGTCTCGTGGTCATCTCGACCCTGGCCAGTCTTGCGGGTGGCATGCTGCCTTTTGTCTTCTCGCGTTTAAAGCTTGACCCGGCCATCATGTCCGCCCCCTTTATTACCACAATGGTCGATGTGTTGGGGGTATTCACCTATTTTCAGGTGGCTCGTTTTATCCTGTTTAAATAA
- a CDS encoding OmpH family outer membrane protein codes for MKKGLLILIGIMIVLMVAGQSWAEEKTKIAIVNIQKVLGESEVGKKTKDDLSLRFKALQEKINKKQDELEKFKQDLEKKTAVISAEARDEKEREYQKQYREFKQLYEDAQYEMQQAERKATEPLIKSLQTILEKFGKEQGYTLILDPVRSGVVYAADEIDVTDNILNLFNKENKVKK; via the coding sequence ATGAAAAAGGGATTACTAATACTAATAGGAATAATGATTGTTCTCATGGTCGCCGGGCAATCGTGGGCGGAAGAAAAAACTAAAATAGCTATTGTGAATATACAAAAAGTCTTGGGAGAGTCTGAAGTAGGTAAAAAGACTAAAGATGACTTATCCTTAAGATTTAAGGCCCTGCAAGAAAAAATAAATAAAAAACAGGATGAGCTGGAAAAATTCAAGCAGGACTTAGAGAAAAAAACCGCCGTCATCAGCGCTGAAGCCAGAGACGAAAAAGAGAGAGAATACCAGAAACAATACCGGGAATTTAAACAGCTTTACGAGGATGCCCAATATGAGATGCAGCAAGCTGAACGCAAGGCAACCGAGCCTTTAATAAAGAGCCTGCAAACGATTCTGGAAAAATTTGGTAAAGAGCAGGGGTACACGCTGATATTAGACCCCGTAAGGAGTGGTGTTGTTTACGCTGCGGACGAAATCGACGTCACGGATAACATCCTCAACCTCTTCAACAAGGAGAATAAGGTAAAGAAATAG
- the pal gene encoding peptidoglycan-associated lipoprotein Pal — protein sequence MTKRSLFYGLSFLLAITMAFLVSACAKRICVSEEETAKAPGAVTAKTAETVAPKPMAEEAMPTTGAPREEVLAMAESRTSAGLLPVYFDFDKYNIRGDQTPSLDQNANWLKKNPAARIRIEGNCDERGSNEYNLALGERRANSAQEYLTNMGIAPERIETLSYGEERPLCPEHDEECWTKNRRADFATIGK from the coding sequence ATGACAAAAAGGAGTTTGTTTTATGGACTATCGTTTTTATTAGCAATAACAATGGCCTTTCTGGTTTCTGCCTGTGCCAAGAGAATCTGTGTCTCTGAAGAAGAAACAGCTAAGGCGCCGGGGGCTGTGACGGCGAAAACGGCAGAGACAGTTGCGCCCAAGCCCATGGCTGAAGAAGCCATGCCTACTACCGGAGCGCCAAGAGAAGAAGTCCTCGCGATGGCAGAGAGCCGAACCTCGGCGGGGCTATTACCGGTTTACTTTGATTTTGATAAGTATAATATCCGTGGTGACCAGACCCCAAGCCTGGACCAGAACGCCAACTGGCTGAAGAAAAATCCTGCGGCCAGGATACGCATCGAGGGTAATTGCGACGAAAGAGGCTCAAACGAATATAATCTGGCCCTTGGCGAGCGGAGGGCAAACAGCGCGCAAGAATATTTAACAAACATGGGCATTGCTCCTGAGCGCATAGAAACCCTGAGCTACGGGGAAGAAAGGCCGCTTTGCCCTGAACATGATGAAGAATGCTGGACTAAAAACAGACGTGCCGATTTTGCCACGATAGGGAAATAG
- the ispH gene encoding 4-hydroxy-3-methylbut-2-enyl diphosphate reductase, giving the protein MKVILAKKAGFCMGVRRAMDTLLAAVKEKSAVGGPISTFGPLIHNQQVLDLLADKGVSVARSVGEIKGGTVVIRAHGIPPQQKEAILQTGVQVIDGTCLRVIKVQTIIRRFARRGYQVIIVGDKGHPEVLGLLGFAGGLGLLISSKTDIAGLPKLDKYIIVAQTTQDENLFNEIASEITSKYPGGRIFNSICHSTHERQAEVLELCKEVEAVVVVGGKESANTKRLAQIAEEAGLKAYHIETENDLDLKEMSGFSRVAVTAGASTPNWIINRVVSKLEGVRGKQESTLKATAYTFFRFLLESNLYISLGAGFLAYASLKLQGIKGALPYFFIAAAYIYAVHNLNHFTDKEADAFSEPGRAIFFAKHERVILLLSLLAAAFALSLSYSLGLFPFLFLFFICILGTLYGVKIIPDFLSPVIPLRRLKDIPGSRTLFIALAWAAVAAFLPAWNSGQGFTPGLIAAFLFVLAFVFVRSALLEVFDVQADRMFGRETLPILIGERSTLTLLKGLIAFMVILLAASSFLGYVTTVGLWLTLPVLSMAGCIVLFEKNYLRRGVKLEFLIENNFVMAGLVSYLWAHF; this is encoded by the coding sequence ATGAAGGTTATTCTGGCCAAAAAGGCCGGCTTTTGCATGGGCGTAAGAAGGGCCATGGATACCTTGCTGGCTGCGGTCAAGGAAAAATCTGCCGTAGGCGGACCAATATCCACTTTTGGCCCTCTTATTCACAACCAGCAGGTCCTGGATTTGCTGGCTGATAAAGGCGTCTCCGTGGCCAGGAGCGTCGGTGAGATCAAAGGCGGCACGGTAGTTATCCGGGCCCACGGCATCCCTCCCCAGCAAAAAGAAGCTATCTTGCAGACCGGCGTACAGGTAATAGATGGCACCTGCCTGCGGGTTATAAAGGTTCAAACCATTATCCGCCGCTTTGCCCGCAGGGGCTATCAGGTAATCATCGTTGGCGACAAAGGGCATCCGGAGGTATTGGGACTCCTTGGTTTTGCCGGAGGCCTGGGCCTCTTAATAAGCAGCAAGACCGATATTGCCGGACTCCCCAAGCTGGACAAATACATTATCGTGGCTCAAACTACGCAGGATGAAAACCTTTTTAACGAGATCGCCTCGGAAATCACCTCAAAATATCCAGGGGGCCGGATATTTAATTCTATCTGCCATTCAACCCACGAACGGCAGGCCGAGGTTCTTGAACTCTGCAAAGAAGTTGAAGCCGTTGTTGTAGTAGGTGGTAAGGAAAGCGCAAATACAAAAAGACTGGCTCAAATTGCAGAAGAGGCCGGGTTAAAAGCCTACCATATCGAGACAGAAAACGATTTGGATTTAAAAGAGATGTCCGGTTTCAGCCGGGTGGCCGTTACGGCCGGGGCATCGACCCCCAACTGGATAATCAACCGGGTTGTAAGCAAACTGGAAGGGGTAAGGGGTAAACAGGAAAGCACCCTTAAGGCTACGGCATATACATTTTTTCGCTTTCTTCTGGAAAGCAACCTTTATATCAGCCTCGGGGCAGGATTCCTCGCCTATGCCTCTCTCAAACTACAGGGGATAAAAGGGGCCTTGCCATATTTCTTCATTGCGGCCGCCTATATCTATGCCGTCCATAATCTGAATCATTTTACAGACAAAGAAGCAGACGCCTTTTCCGAACCCGGACGGGCTATATTCTTCGCTAAACACGAAAGGGTTATCCTTTTATTATCTCTCCTGGCCGCTGCCTTTGCCCTTTCTCTATCTTACTCACTGGGTTTATTTCCGTTTCTCTTCCTGTTTTTTATTTGCATCCTGGGGACATTGTACGGAGTCAAAATTATTCCCGATTTTTTAAGCCCTGTTATTCCCCTCCGTCGATTGAAAGACATACCGGGATCCAGGACATTATTTATAGCCCTGGCCTGGGCGGCAGTTGCGGCTTTTTTGCCTGCCTGGAACTCAGGCCAGGGGTTCACGCCGGGCCTTATCGCGGCCTTCCTCTTTGTCCTTGCCTTTGTCTTCGTGCGTTCGGCGCTCCTGGAAGTATTTGATGTCCAGGCGGACCGTATGTTCGGACGGGAGACACTGCCTATTTTAATCGGAGAGAGGTCAACTCTTACCCTGCTGAAGGGACTTATAGCATTTATGGTTATTCTCCTCGCGGCTTCTTCCTTCCTCGGATATGTTACCACGGTCGGCCTCTGGCTGACCTTACCGGTGTTATCCATGGCCGGATGCATTGTCCTTTTCGAAAAGAACTACCTGCGACGGGGAGTAAAACTGGAATTCCTGATTGAAAATAACTTTGTTATGGCCGGCCTGGTAAGCTATCTATGGGCGCATTTCTGA
- the rimO gene encoding 30S ribosomal protein S12 methylthiotransferase RimO: MPESVFITSLGCPKNLVDSEVMLGALIAAGYEITSREEEAGVIIVNTCAFIRPAVEESIETILALAENKKRGNLKRLIVTGCFPQRYGKELIKLLPEVDAFIGTDGFQNIGEALRSLKDGPAQPFSLPRSPRFIMDEYTPRRRTTPFYTAYLKIAEGCGHHCSFCLIPRLRGKLRSRPVDSIFTEAARLAGEGVRELILVAQDTSAYGSDLKDGTGLTDLLKKLLTIPGLDWIRLLYLYPTAIDDELLELMASEPRICPYLDIPIQHISSRILRLMRRPYDQDYIYALIEKIRRKLPGAALRTSLIAGFPGETSEEFQELLRFVKEARFEHVGVFPYAAEDGTVAGKLPGQLPEKVKRERQKKILKAQQTISLAINRSRVGEIIPVLVEGLSDETELLLKGRAVFQAPDIDGQVYIASGQTEIGRIASVRITGAHPYDLVGEIVATYNVNSQ, from the coding sequence ATGCCTGAGTCAGTTTTCATAACCAGTCTCGGCTGTCCCAAAAACCTGGTGGACAGCGAGGTCATGCTGGGCGCGCTGATAGCCGCCGGCTATGAGATTACCTCCAGGGAGGAAGAGGCCGGGGTCATAATTGTAAATACGTGCGCCTTCATCCGGCCGGCCGTGGAAGAATCCATCGAAACTATTCTGGCCCTTGCCGAGAACAAGAAGAGGGGCAACTTAAAGCGCCTGATCGTAACCGGCTGCTTTCCTCAGCGCTATGGCAAGGAACTGATAAAACTCCTTCCCGAAGTTGACGCCTTTATCGGTACGGATGGTTTCCAGAATATAGGAGAGGCGTTGCGCAGTCTCAAAGATGGCCCGGCTCAGCCGTTCTCCTTACCACGCAGCCCCCGGTTCATTATGGATGAATATACCCCGCGGAGACGCACCACGCCTTTTTATACTGCTTATTTGAAGATTGCCGAAGGATGCGGCCATCACTGCAGTTTCTGCCTGATCCCGCGGCTCAGGGGAAAATTAAGGAGCCGCCCGGTTGATTCGATTTTTACAGAGGCCGCGCGACTGGCCGGAGAAGGGGTGCGCGAGCTTATACTGGTTGCCCAGGACACAAGCGCCTATGGCAGTGACCTTAAGGACGGCACAGGCCTGACCGATCTGCTGAAGAAGCTGCTTACTATTCCAGGCCTGGACTGGATTCGGTTGCTTTACCTCTATCCTACTGCGATTGATGATGAACTCCTGGAATTAATGGCCTCAGAGCCGCGGATATGCCCATATCTCGATATCCCCATCCAGCATATAAGCTCGCGCATCCTCAGACTTATGCGCCGGCCTTACGATCAGGATTATATCTATGCCTTGATAGAAAAGATCCGCCGCAAATTACCCGGGGCTGCGCTTCGCACATCACTTATAGCGGGATTTCCCGGTGAGACCTCGGAAGAATTCCAGGAATTGCTGCGATTTGTAAAAGAGGCGCGATTTGAGCATGTAGGGGTCTTTCCCTATGCGGCGGAAGATGGCACGGTAGCCGGCAAGCTACCCGGCCAGTTGCCGGAAAAGGTAAAAAGGGAGCGGCAGAAAAAAATACTCAAGGCGCAACAGACCATATCTCTGGCCATAAACCGCTCCCGGGTCGGGGAGATAATCCCGGTGCTGGTTGAAGGCCTGAGCGATGAAACAGAACTCCTCTTAAAGGGCCGGGCTGTTTTTCAGGCCCCGGATATAGACGGACAGGTTTATATCGCAAGCGGTCAGACGGAAATCGGCCGGATCGCTTCAGTCCGGATCACCGGGGCCCATCCTTATGATCTGGTCGGAGAGATTGTGGCGACTTATAATGTCAATAGTCAATAG
- a CDS encoding FmdE family protein — MEYDDDLKKVIAFHGHICPGVAYGYRVAKEAIRHLGGKAKDEELVAIVENDSCAVDAIQVLTGCTFGKGNLIFHDYGKQVYTFYSRAAGEGIRFSIDFDYTETPEEKAAWEKFQVGDRTEEVSAQIRSRKAKKVQAILSAASEEMMKIKRVTIIPPPEAKLYPGVRCAVCGEKVMEPRARVKGGKIVCIPCSED; from the coding sequence ATGGAATACGACGACGATTTGAAAAAGGTCATTGCCTTTCACGGTCACATCTGTCCGGGAGTGGCCTATGGTTACAGGGTGGCTAAAGAGGCGATTAGGCATCTTGGCGGGAAGGCAAAAGATGAAGAACTCGTGGCTATTGTGGAAAATGATTCCTGTGCCGTAGATGCCATTCAGGTACTGACCGGTTGCACCTTTGGCAAGGGGAATCTAATCTTTCATGACTACGGGAAACAGGTTTATACATTTTACAGCCGGGCTGCCGGTGAAGGTATTCGTTTTTCTATAGACTTTGATTATACGGAGACACCGGAAGAGAAAGCCGCGTGGGAAAAATTCCAGGTCGGCGACAGGACAGAGGAGGTTAGCGCGCAAATTAGAAGCCGCAAGGCCAAAAAAGTACAGGCGATCCTGAGTGCTGCTTCCGAAGAGATGATGAAGATAAAACGTGTGACTATCATTCCTCCGCCTGAGGCCAAGTTATATCCCGGCGTGCGCTGCGCCGTCTGTGGCGAAAAGGTCATGGAGCCTCGCGCCCGGGTAAAAGGCGGGAAGATCGTCTGTATCCCTTGCAGCGAGGATTGA
- a CDS encoding DUF4911 domain-containing protein, with protein MTNWKIQIDPRQVHYLKFILEGHDHLATMSTVDRRQGIVELYIPSGNEDLVRELLVAIKTEIGLKIEYRSQESEVGSWESK; from the coding sequence ATGACAAACTGGAAAATACAGATTGACCCCCGGCAGGTTCACTACTTGAAATTTATCCTGGAGGGCCACGATCATCTGGCGACTATGAGCACCGTTGACCGTCGGCAAGGGATAGTCGAACTCTACATCCCCTCCGGCAATGAAGACCTGGTGCGGGAACTCCTGGTAGCCATAAAGACAGAAATCGGCCTTAAGATAGAATACAGAAGTCAGGAGTCAGAAGTCGGGAGTTGGGAGTCGAAGTAA
- a CDS encoding toll/interleukin-1 receptor domain-containing protein, with product MANEEHVNIVLQGAKAIAFWRERYPNIRLDLRGANLRRADFVRANLNGAMLMDANLEWADLRWTDLIGADLSGAQLTRADFHKADLSTARFPHANLSDANFEDANCQGAEFDSTVFSHTRLLNTDLRGAKGLSATKHHGPSFIDRETLTKSGHMPREFMRGCGLNESAIQAVYANDQEALAINLGSEGDYYSCFISYSSRDESFAEKLYLDLQKRGVRCWYAPHDMKIGDRILDSIYAAIRQREKLLLILSKKSVTSEWVRDEVERAFAEERDRGDTVVFPVQIDEEVLNSDMPWARKIRENRHIGDFSQWGIENEYQRSLQRLLRDLKR from the coding sequence ATGGCTAACGAAGAGCACGTGAATATAGTATTACAGGGGGCGAAGGCAATTGCCTTTTGGCGTGAAAGGTACCCGAATATCAGACTTGACCTTAGAGGTGCTAACCTTCGCAGAGCCGATTTTGTTCGTGCGAATCTAAACGGCGCGATGCTAATGGATGCAAATTTAGAGTGGGCAGACCTTCGTTGGACAGACCTAATTGGGGCTGATTTATCCGGTGCTCAGCTAACGAGAGCTGATTTTCACAAAGCAGACCTTTCTACCGCACGCTTTCCACATGCCAACCTTTCTGACGCGAACTTTGAAGATGCCAATTGTCAAGGCGCTGAGTTTGACTCAACCGTGTTTTCGCACACAAGGCTGCTTAATACAGACTTGAGAGGTGCCAAAGGTCTGTCGGCGACAAAACACCACGGGCCGAGTTTCATCGATAGGGAGACTCTTACCAAATCAGGCCATATGCCACGCGAGTTCATGCGCGGATGTGGGCTGAACGAATCGGCAATTCAGGCAGTCTACGCTAATGATCAGGAAGCCTTAGCTATAAATCTAGGGAGTGAAGGTGATTATTACTCCTGCTTCATTTCATACTCATCAAGAGACGAATCGTTTGCAGAGAAGCTTTACCTTGACTTACAGAAAAGAGGCGTAAGGTGTTGGTATGCCCCCCATGATATGAAGATAGGCGACAGAATATTGGACTCAATTTACGCGGCAATTCGCCAGCGGGAGAAACTCCTCTTAATTCTGTCCAAGAAATCCGTAACTAGTGAGTGGGTTCGTGACGAGGTAGAAAGAGCTTTTGCAGAGGAGCGCGATCGCGGCGATACTGTTGTATTTCCAGTTCAAATTGATGAAGAAGTTTTGAACAGTGATATGCCGTGGGCGCGTAAGATTCGGGAGAATAGACATATTGGTGATTTCAGCCAATGGGGTATTGAGAACGAGTATCAAAGGTCACTTCAGCGCTTGTTGAGAGATTTAAAACGTTAG
- a CDS encoding outer membrane beta-barrel protein, whose protein sequence is MKKKAIILSCVMILLFAFSQASLAEETRKFGIGIRASYYNVDTGILVAYDPEIDSSGLYGINLTYFLNEIFSLELSGEYTKADMTIHTLGGKVGEFTQVPILLTARLHLPAGETISPYIGAGLGYYFNDFDKTNSSSTVTGVDNSFGYHVAAGLEVFFLQNWAANLDLKYIWNQADFQRTTGTDEIDLDAFSAGVGLKYYF, encoded by the coding sequence ATGAAGAAAAAGGCCATTATTCTATCTTGCGTAATGATTTTATTGTTCGCGTTCAGTCAGGCAAGTTTAGCTGAGGAAACAAGAAAGTTTGGCATAGGGATAAGGGCATCCTACTATAATGTTGACACTGGTATATTGGTAGCATACGACCCCGAAATTGATTCATCCGGTCTTTACGGAATCAATCTTACCTATTTTCTAAATGAGATATTTTCTTTGGAGCTGAGCGGCGAATATACCAAGGCAGATATGACCATACATACCTTGGGTGGCAAGGTGGGTGAATTTACCCAGGTTCCCATTCTTTTAACCGCCCGCCTGCACCTGCCAGCCGGGGAAACCATAAGTCCGTACATAGGGGCTGGCCTTGGTTATTACTTTAATGACTTTGACAAGACCAACTCCTCTTCAACCGTCACTGGAGTGGATAACAGCTTTGGCTACCATGTGGCAGCCGGACTTGAGGTATTTTTTCTGCAAAACTGGGCCGCTAACCTTGACCTGAAATACATTTGGAACCAAGCTGATTTTCAGAGAACAACTGGAACAGATGAAATAGATTTAGACGCCTTTAGCGCCGGAGTGGGGCTGAAATATTATTTCTAA
- a CDS encoding tetratricopeptide repeat protein translates to MKQVIGLILVCGCLCGCGAQALYYGMYYGGYAVEGLAAAAGIAGSISKEKKAEAEDCYRKAQQYAKAGQLAMAEESIKKAIEIWPDHNEYRSFLGGLYNEMAIKKDAPEYFRKSNEAYLSCLKGNEKNSQLLNAIAWSYFMLGENTDEGIKYIQKAMELDGRRSYYVGTYGCLVLQKGNYPEAQSLLKEATEKHKAEGSKRGASINLYYLALAHHKSGDSQQATAYFKEAVELEPVSFYRKRIEAEMRQISLKEEAKK, encoded by the coding sequence ATGAAACAGGTTATCGGGCTTATTTTGGTTTGCGGTTGTTTGTGCGGCTGCGGTGCTCAAGCTCTTTACTATGGAATGTATTACGGAGGGTATGCAGTAGAAGGGCTTGCTGCCGCAGCCGGTATCGCTGGCAGTATAAGTAAAGAGAAAAAAGCTGAAGCAGAAGACTGCTACAGGAAGGCTCAACAATACGCCAAGGCAGGCCAATTAGCCATGGCTGAAGAAAGTATTAAGAAAGCCATAGAGATCTGGCCTGACCACAATGAGTACCGCAGTTTCTTGGGCGGGCTCTATAATGAGATGGCCATAAAAAAAGACGCCCCAGAATATTTTCGTAAGTCCAATGAAGCTTACCTCTCTTGCCTTAAAGGCAATGAAAAAAATTCTCAATTATTGAACGCCATTGCCTGGAGCTATTTTATGTTGGGTGAAAATACGGATGAGGGGATCAAATATATTCAAAAAGCCATGGAGCTGGACGGCAGGCGATCTTATTATGTAGGCACCTACGGCTGTTTGGTTTTACAAAAAGGCAACTACCCCGAGGCTCAATCTCTACTTAAAGAAGCCACAGAGAAACACAAGGCAGAGGGTTCTAAAAGGGGCGCATCTATAAATCTCTATTATCTGGCCCTTGCCCATCATAAAAGCGGAGATAGTCAGCAAGCTACGGCCTATTTTAAAGAAGCCGTAGAGTTAGAGCCGGTCAGCTTTTACCGTAAAAGGATTGAAGCTGAAATGAGACAAATATCCTTAAAGGAGGAAGCAAAGAAATGA
- a CDS encoding helix-turn-helix transcriptional regulator — MDKIEKLVGRRIAYLRKVSGITQEGLAEKANISRDFLSRVERGISSISLSNIEAIAGALNVPVKELFDFERKTEAEQMIENIAVLLRGIERDSLKRWHDALRILLMRK; from the coding sequence ATGGACAAAATTGAGAAGTTGGTAGGGCGGCGGATTGCCTATTTGCGGAAAGTATCCGGCATAACCCAAGAGGGTCTGGCCGAGAAAGCCAATATCAGCCGGGACTTTTTAAGCCGGGTAGAAAGAGGGATAAGCAGTATCTCTCTTTCCAATATAGAGGCCATAGCCGGGGCACTGAATGTGCCGGTAAAGGAGTTATTCGACTTTGAGAGGAAAACTGAGGCTGAACAAATGATTGAGAATATTGCGGTTCTGTTGCGGGGCATAGAGAGAGATTCGCTGAAGAGATGGCATGATGCACTACGGATACTTTTAATGAGGAAATGA
- the miaB gene encoding tRNA (N6-isopentenyl adenosine(37)-C2)-methylthiotransferase MiaB yields MSKKAYIATFGCQMNEYDSEQMAGILSNMDYEATEDPAGADLVLVNTCCIRQKAEEKAYSFLGRLRKIKKKNPDLMVIVAGCLAQQEGGRLFKKSPGINLVIGPQGIHRLPELIREAEKNVRRITYTELGVSYEFPGYARSLNGKRAVTAYVSIMTGCNNFCSYCIVPYVRGREISRRSGEILKEIRGLVEQGVKEITLLGQNVNSYGLHGDGGRGFADLVRKIGEVEGLERLRFTTSHPKDISDDLIGCFGSIKSLCEHIHLPMQSGSDRILKRMNRKYTRDDYLEKVAKLRRVCPDISITTDLIAGFPGETEADFEDTLDIMRQVRFDGAFAFKYSDRPPAKAATFDNKLPEPVKQERLSRLLALQKEITYNRNKSMVGKHAEVLVEGYSKSSPREWMGRARTNEVVNFSGDGDLPGKVVIVAVEKACLHSLKGGLAVE; encoded by the coding sequence ATGAGCAAGAAAGCCTATATCGCCACCTTCGGCTGCCAGATGAATGAATACGATTCGGAGCAGATGGCCGGTATTCTGTCCAATATGGACTATGAGGCGACCGAAGACCCGGCCGGCGCCGATCTTGTTCTGGTAAATACCTGCTGCATAAGGCAGAAGGCCGAAGAAAAGGCCTATAGTTTCCTGGGCCGCCTGCGGAAAATTAAGAAGAAAAACCCTGACCTGATGGTCATTGTGGCCGGCTGCCTGGCCCAGCAGGAGGGCGGCAGGCTCTTTAAAAAGAGTCCGGGCATTAATCTGGTTATCGGGCCGCAGGGTATTCACCGCCTTCCAGAACTTATAAGAGAGGCAGAGAAGAACGTAAGAAGGATTACTTACACAGAACTTGGCGTATCTTATGAGTTTCCCGGTTATGCGCGCAGCCTGAACGGGAAAAGGGCGGTAACGGCCTATGTCAGTATCATGACCGGGTGTAATAACTTTTGCTCTTATTGTATAGTGCCTTACGTGCGCGGACGCGAGATTAGTCGTCGCAGCGGGGAGATATTAAAGGAAATCAGGGGGCTGGTCGAACAGGGGGTAAAGGAGATAACCCTTCTTGGTCAAAACGTGAACTCTTACGGACTTCATGGCGATGGCGGGCGCGGTTTCGCCGACTTAGTTAGAAAAATAGGCGAGGTTGAGGGCCTGGAGAGGCTGCGATTTACCACCTCCCATCCCAAGGACATATCCGATGACCTGATAGGGTGTTTTGGCAGCATTAAGTCCCTTTGCGAGCATATTCACTTGCCAATGCAATCCGGTTCGGATAGGATATTAAAAAGGATGAACCGTAAATATACGCGGGATGATTACCTGGAAAAGGTGGCCAAACTAAGGAGGGTCTGCCCGGATATCAGCATAACTACCGATCTTATCGCAGGCTTTCCGGGCGAAACTGAGGCTGATTTTGAAGATACGCTGGACATAATGCGTCAGGTCCGGTTTGACGGCGCCTTTGCCTTTAAATATTCAGATCGGCCGCCGGCTAAGGCCGCAACTTTTGATAATAAGTTGCCGGAGCCGGTAAAACAGGAGAGACTTTCCAGATTGCTGGCCCTGCAAAAAGAAATAACGTATAATCGTAATAAGTCTATGGTGGGTAAGCACGCAGAGGTTTTAGTCGAGGGATATAGCAAGAGTTCGCCCCGGGAATGGATGGGGCGGGCGCGCACTAATGAAGTGGTTAATTTTAGCGGAGATGGGGACTTGCCTGGAAAGGTGGTTATAGTTGCTGTTGAGAAGGCCTGCTTACACTCATTAAAGGGCGGTCTGGCAGTAGAATAA